A section of the Pseudomonas tritici genome encodes:
- a CDS encoding response regulator, protein MSKVSVLVVDDASFIRDLVKKCLRNYFPGIKLEDAVNGKKAQAILMRESFDLVLCDWEMPEMSGLELLTWCREQPHLKAMPFVMVTSRGDKENVVQAIQAGVSGYVSKPFTNEQLLSKVKQALHKVGRLDALVASAPTKMNSAFGNDSLSALTGGKPEAVKSAPVAAAPAPSRGLLNSPAAQAPAAASPAGGRGQGQLRLSSGTQQCVIKALSIKEALLVVRRGEVLPQVLESAVLDLEQGDNAEVARLNGYLHAIVAFEPKPDSDWLQLTFRFIDQDAQKLDYISRLIARGTAQKHFVPGA, encoded by the coding sequence ATGAGTAAAGTCAGTGTATTGGTGGTGGATGACGCCTCGTTTATCCGCGACCTGGTGAAGAAGTGCCTGCGCAACTACTTCCCCGGGATCAAGCTTGAAGACGCGGTGAACGGTAAAAAGGCCCAGGCCATCCTGATGCGCGAATCCTTCGACCTGGTGCTGTGCGACTGGGAAATGCCGGAGATGTCCGGGCTTGAGCTGTTGACCTGGTGCCGTGAGCAACCTCACCTCAAGGCCATGCCATTTGTGATGGTGACCAGCCGTGGCGACAAGGAAAACGTGGTCCAGGCCATCCAGGCCGGGGTTTCCGGCTACGTCAGCAAGCCGTTCACCAACGAACAGCTGCTGAGCAAGGTCAAGCAGGCGCTGCATAAGGTTGGCCGCCTCGACGCCCTGGTCGCCAGCGCACCCACCAAGATGAACTCGGCCTTCGGCAACGACTCCCTGAGCGCCCTGACCGGCGGCAAACCCGAAGCGGTCAAGTCGGCACCAGTGGCTGCTGCTCCTGCTCCGAGCCGAGGCCTGCTCAACAGCCCAGCGGCTCAAGCGCCTGCCGCGGCATCCCCGGCCGGCGGTCGTGGTCAAGGTCAGTTGCGCCTGTCCAGTGGCACCCAACAATGCGTGATCAAGGCGTTGAGCATAAAGGAAGCGCTGTTGGTGGTCCGTCGCGGCGAAGTCCTGCCTCAGGTACTGGAAAGCGCCGTGCTCGACCTGGAACAAGGCGACAACGCTGAAGTGGCGCGCCTCAACGGCTACCTGCATGCCATCGTCGCCTTCGAACCCAAGCCTGATAGCGACTGGCTGCAACTGACCTTCCGGTTTATCGACCAGGACGCGCAGAAGCTCGACTACATCTCCCGCCTGATTGCACGCGGTACGGCGCAGAAGCATTTTGTGCCGGGTGCGTGA
- a CDS encoding hemolysin family protein: protein MDPSPGITLATLFADFGMILFALVLVLLNGFFVAAEFAMVKLRSTRVEAIAHTNGWRGQILRTVHSQLDAYLSACQLGITLASLGLGWVGEPAFAHILEPLLGAMGVESPEVIKGVSFFAAFFVISYLHIVVGELAPKSWAIRKPELLSLWTAVPLYLFYWAMYPAIYLLNASANAILRIAGQGEPGPHHEHHYSREELKLILHSSRGQDPSDQGMRVLASAVEMGELEVVDWANSREDLVTLDFNAPLKEILALFRRHKFSRYPVYDAVRNEFVGLLHIKDLLLELAALDHIPESFNLAELTRPLERVSRHMPLSQLLEQFRKGGAHFALVEEADGNIIGYLTMEDVLEVLVGDIQDEHRKAERGILAYQPGKLLVRGDTPLFKVERLLGVDLDHIEAETLAGLIYDTLKRVPEEEEVLEVEGLRIIIKKMKGPKIVLAKVLLLD from the coding sequence ATGGACCCTTCCCCTGGTATCACCCTCGCTACGCTCTTCGCCGACTTCGGCATGATTCTTTTTGCACTGGTCCTGGTACTGCTCAACGGTTTCTTCGTTGCGGCGGAATTTGCCATGGTCAAACTGCGCTCGACTCGGGTCGAGGCCATCGCCCACACCAACGGCTGGCGCGGGCAGATCCTGCGCACCGTACACAGCCAGCTCGACGCCTACTTGTCGGCCTGCCAGCTGGGTATCACCCTCGCCTCCCTGGGCCTGGGCTGGGTCGGTGAGCCGGCCTTCGCACACATCCTCGAGCCGCTGCTGGGCGCGATGGGCGTCGAGTCCCCGGAAGTCATCAAAGGCGTGTCGTTCTTTGCCGCCTTCTTCGTGATTTCCTACCTGCACATCGTGGTTGGCGAACTGGCGCCCAAGTCCTGGGCAATTCGCAAGCCCGAGCTGCTGTCGCTGTGGACTGCGGTGCCGCTGTACCTGTTCTACTGGGCCATGTACCCGGCGATTTACCTGCTCAACGCCAGCGCCAACGCCATCTTGCGCATCGCCGGCCAAGGCGAGCCTGGCCCGCACCACGAACACCATTACAGCCGCGAAGAACTCAAACTGATCCTGCACTCCAGCCGTGGCCAGGACCCGAGCGACCAAGGCATGCGCGTACTCGCCTCCGCCGTGGAAATGGGCGAGCTGGAAGTGGTGGACTGGGCCAACTCCCGGGAAGACCTGGTGACCCTGGACTTCAACGCCCCGCTCAAGGAAATACTCGCGCTGTTCCGTCGTCACAAATTCAGCCGTTACCCGGTATATGACGCGGTGCGCAACGAGTTCGTGGGCCTGTTGCACATCAAGGATTTGCTGCTGGAGCTGGCCGCCCTGGACCACATCCCCGAATCCTTCAACCTGGCCGAGCTGACCCGCCCGCTGGAGCGTGTGTCGCGGCATATGCCGTTGTCGCAGTTGCTGGAGCAGTTCCGCAAAGGCGGCGCGCACTTCGCCCTGGTGGAGGAAGCCGACGGCAACATCATCGGCTACCTCACCATGGAGGACGTGCTGGAAGTACTGGTTGGCGATATCCAGGACGAACACCGTAAGGCCGAGCGCGGCATCCTGGCCTATCAACCGGGCAAGCTACTGGTACGCGGCGATACCCCGCTGTTCAAGGTGGAGCGCTTGCTGGGTGTCGACCTGGACCACATCGAAGCGGAAACCCTGGCCGGGCTGATCTACGACACCCTCAAGCGGGTGCCGGAAGAGGAAGAAGTGCTGGAGGTGGAAGGCTTGCGCATCATCATCAAGAAGATGAAAGGGCCGAAAATCGTGTTGGCCAAGGTGCTGCTGCTGGATTGA
- a CDS encoding M23 family metallopeptidase yields MLMRLLLCCGLAAVVTSTQAMTLYKSTDANGEVFFSDRQTPGAQAFVIQERRVERVKPLMPLAPQPRYSQQAYRYPLPWRGGPFRLSQGPNGSFSHTDAKSRYAMDIAMPEGTPIIAARSGVVVKTETEQEGRGSDASGNFVRVRHDDGTEGVYLHLKQGSVSVRAGQRVAVGSPLALSGNTGNSSGPHLHFVVQRASEAGLVSIPYEFNQPVGALPNFALGN; encoded by the coding sequence ATGCTCATGCGCTTACTACTGTGCTGCGGGCTGGCAGCGGTCGTCACTTCGACCCAGGCCATGACCCTCTACAAATCCACCGATGCCAATGGCGAGGTGTTTTTCAGTGACCGGCAAACCCCGGGTGCCCAGGCGTTTGTGATCCAGGAGCGTAGGGTCGAACGCGTGAAACCGCTGATGCCCCTGGCGCCCCAACCGCGTTATTCACAACAAGCCTACCGCTATCCCTTGCCCTGGCGCGGCGGCCCGTTCCGCCTGAGCCAAGGCCCCAACGGTAGCTTCAGCCACACCGACGCCAAGAGCCGCTACGCCATGGACATCGCCATGCCGGAAGGCACGCCGATCATTGCGGCGCGCAGCGGTGTGGTGGTGAAGACCGAGACTGAGCAGGAGGGGCGTGGCAGTGATGCCTCAGGCAATTTCGTGCGGGTGCGTCACGATGACGGCACCGAGGGCGTGTACCTGCACCTCAAGCAAGGTTCGGTGAGTGTCAGGGCAGGGCAGCGTGTAGCGGTGGGAAGCCCGCTGGCGTTGTCGGGCAATACCGGCAACAGCAGCGGGCCGCATCTGCATTTTGTGGTGCAGCGCGCCAGCGAGGCGGGGCTGGTGTCGATCCCGTACGAGTTCAACCAGCCAGTGGGTGCATTGCCCAACTTCGCGTTGGGCAATTGA
- the phoU gene encoding phosphate signaling complex protein PhoU produces the protein MISKEGLTHHISAQFNAELEEVRSHLLAMGGLVEKQVNDAVTALIEADSGLAQQVREIDDQINQMERNIDEECLRILARRQPAASDLRLIISISKSVIDLERIGDEATKIARRAIQLCEEGEAPRGYVEVRHIGDQVRNMVRDALDAFARFDADLALSVAQYDKVIDREYKTALRELATYMMEDPRSISRVLSIIWVLRSLERIGDHARNISELVIYLVRGTDVRHMGLKRMKAEVEGSVDQIPNVPGVTDDK, from the coding sequence ATGATTAGCAAAGAAGGCCTTACCCACCACATCTCCGCGCAGTTCAACGCCGAGCTCGAGGAAGTGCGCAGCCACCTCCTGGCGATGGGCGGGCTGGTGGAAAAGCAAGTCAACGACGCCGTCACTGCGCTGATCGAGGCCGACTCGGGCCTGGCCCAGCAAGTGCGGGAGATCGATGACCAGATCAACCAGATGGAACGCAACATCGACGAAGAATGCCTGCGCATTCTCGCCCGTCGCCAACCGGCAGCGTCCGACCTGCGTTTGATCATCAGCATCTCCAAGTCGGTGATCGACCTGGAGCGCATCGGCGACGAAGCCACCAAGATCGCCCGCCGTGCCATCCAGCTGTGCGAAGAAGGCGAAGCACCGCGTGGTTACGTGGAAGTGCGTCATATCGGCGACCAGGTGCGCAACATGGTGCGTGATGCACTCGACGCGTTTGCGCGCTTCGACGCTGACCTGGCCCTGTCGGTGGCCCAGTACGACAAGGTCATTGACCGCGAGTACAAGACCGCGCTGCGCGAGCTGGCGACCTACATGATGGAAGACCCGCGCTCTATCTCGCGGGTCTTGAGCATTATCTGGGTACTGCGCTCCCTGGAGCGGATCGGCGACCACGCGCGCAATATCTCGGAATTGGTGATCTACCTGGTGCGCGGCACCGACGTACGGCACATGGGCCTCAAGCGCATGAAGGCCGAAGTTGAAGGTTCAGTCGATCAAATCCCTAATGTTCCGGGCGTAACTGACGATAAGTAA
- the pstB gene encoding phosphate ABC transporter ATP-binding protein PstB → MQQDTHSHGINMSALGRDKQSLSLAQETVAIEVPGLSLYYGEKQALFDVSMNIPKQRVTAFIGPSGCGKSTLLRTFNRMNDLVDGCRVEGAINLYGTNIYRKGEDVAELRRRVGMVFQKPNPFPKTIYENVVYGLRIQGINKKRILDEAVEWALKGAALWDEVKDRLHESALGLSGGQQQRLVIARTIAVEPEVLLLDEPCSALDPISTLKVEELIYELKSKFTIVIVTHNMQQAARVSDYTAFMYMGKLVEFGDTDTLFTNPAKKQTEDYITGRYG, encoded by the coding sequence ATGCAACAAGACACCCATTCCCACGGCATCAACATGTCTGCCCTGGGTCGCGACAAGCAGAGCCTGAGCCTGGCCCAGGAAACCGTGGCCATCGAAGTGCCGGGCCTGAGCCTGTACTACGGTGAAAAGCAGGCGCTGTTCGACGTCAGCATGAACATCCCCAAGCAGCGTGTGACCGCCTTCATTGGCCCGTCGGGCTGCGGCAAGTCGACGCTGCTGCGCACCTTCAACCGCATGAACGACCTGGTCGACGGTTGCCGCGTGGAAGGTGCCATCAACCTCTACGGCACCAACATCTACCGCAAGGGCGAAGACGTGGCCGAGCTGCGTCGTCGCGTGGGCATGGTGTTCCAGAAGCCCAACCCGTTCCCCAAGACCATCTACGAAAATGTGGTCTACGGCCTGCGCATCCAGGGCATCAACAAGAAGCGCATTCTCGACGAAGCGGTTGAGTGGGCACTCAAGGGCGCGGCGCTGTGGGACGAGGTCAAAGACCGCCTGCACGAGTCGGCACTCGGCTTGTCCGGCGGCCAGCAGCAACGTTTGGTGATCGCGCGCACCATCGCGGTGGAACCGGAAGTGCTGCTGCTCGACGAACCTTGCTCGGCACTCGACCCGATTTCGACGCTGAAGGTTGAAGAGCTGATCTACGAGCTCAAGTCCAAGTTCACCATCGTCATCGTGACCCACAACATGCAACAGGCGGCGCGGGTTTCCGACTACACCGCGTTCATGTACATGGGCAAGTTGGTGGAATTCGGCGATACCGATACCCTGTTCACCAATCCGGCGAAGAAGCAGACCGAAGACTACATCACCGGTCGCTACGGCTAG